One window of Streptococcus suis genomic DNA carries:
- a CDS encoding Fic family protein: protein MTYSQDYLDDLLVRMAYHSSGIEGNTISLPETVSIILESTLPGKHKSIREFYEIENHKQAFQALLFALDNGEELSLGLVKDIHALLMDRLQHDRGQFKSVQNAIIGATFKTASPEETPFLMQQWVDNANYRLGLPLEIAELLEVLADVHIQFERIHPFSDGNGRTGRLILMFQSMLKLGAPVLISKEDRALYMELLAEQDVTGLSQLLKRSLEFEQERKNQF, encoded by the coding sequence ATGACATATTCGCAGGATTATTTAGATGACCTTCTGGTACGAATGGCCTATCATTCCAGCGGGATTGAGGGGAATACCATTTCTCTGCCTGAGACGGTTTCGATTATTTTGGAAAGTACGCTACCTGGCAAGCACAAGAGTATCCGTGAATTTTACGAGATTGAAAATCACAAACAAGCCTTCCAAGCTCTGCTATTTGCCTTAGATAATGGGGAAGAGCTGAGTTTGGGACTGGTTAAGGATATTCATGCCTTGTTGATGGACCGCCTCCAGCATGATCGGGGGCAGTTTAAGTCGGTGCAAAACGCTATTATTGGTGCGACTTTCAAGACTGCATCGCCAGAGGAAACACCTTTTCTCATGCAACAGTGGGTGGATAATGCCAACTATCGCTTGGGGTTGCCTTTGGAAATAGCTGAGCTGTTAGAGGTGCTGGCAGATGTGCATATTCAGTTCGAGCGTATTCACCCATTCAGTGATGGGAACGGCCGGACAGGACGGCTGATTTTGATGTTTCAAAGTATGCTCAAATTGGGAGCACCCGTACTGATTAGTAAGGAAGATCGAGCTCTTTATATGGAGTTGCTAGCGGAACAAGATGTGACTGGATTATCCCAATTGCTCAAACGCTCCTTGGAGTTTGAGCAGGAACGAAAAAACCAGTTTTAA
- a CDS encoding type I restriction-modification system subunit M, whose product MSKTIQAITNQIWSMANELRGNMDASEYKNYILAFMFYRYLSEHQERFLVEDEIISPAPGETVQDAYAREAVGNDLVEYLENTASHLGYAIAPEDTWARLVAKIDNSEIVASDYQTIFDHFNANVELNQDAMEDFRGVFNDINLGDSRLGNSTVARAKSLNSIVKLIDSIEYKNDEGKDILGEIYEYLIGQFAASAGKKGGEFYTPHQVSKILAKIVTLGLEKSDTSFSVYDPTMGSGSLLLTVRNELPQGQHIKFYGQEMNTTTYNLARMNLMMHQVGYSNMILNNADTLESDWPDGVNEFGIDQPRSFDAVVANPPYSAKWDNRESKLKDPRFMEYGKLAPASKADFAFILHSLYHLNNTGTMAIVLPHGVLFRGAAEGHIRKLIIEKNYLDAVIGLPANLFYGTGIPTTILVFKKNRQTKDVFFIDASKEFEKGKNQNHLSDDMVEKIVETYHNRQSVDKYAHLASIEEIVENDYNLNIPRYVDTFEEEEEIDIGQVTQQLEQDRLEIRALEDKIRQQLKTLGVDF is encoded by the coding sequence ATGTCAAAAACTATTCAAGCCATTACCAATCAGATTTGGTCTATGGCCAATGAATTGCGAGGAAACATGGATGCTTCGGAATATAAGAACTATATCCTGGCCTTCATGTTCTATCGCTATCTATCTGAACATCAAGAGCGTTTCTTGGTGGAAGATGAAATTATCAGTCCTGCTCCAGGGGAAACTGTTCAGGATGCCTATGCACGAGAAGCAGTTGGAAATGACTTGGTGGAGTATTTGGAAAATACAGCTTCTCACCTTGGATACGCGATTGCACCAGAAGATACCTGGGCAAGACTGGTAGCCAAAATTGATAACAGTGAGATTGTAGCGAGTGACTACCAGACGATTTTTGATCATTTTAACGCCAATGTAGAACTCAATCAGGATGCTATGGAAGATTTCAGAGGCGTCTTTAATGACATCAATCTAGGGGACTCTCGTTTGGGCAATTCAACGGTTGCGCGTGCAAAATCCTTGAACAGTATTGTGAAATTGATTGATAGCATTGAGTATAAAAATGACGAAGGAAAAGATATTCTGGGAGAAATCTACGAGTATCTTATTGGGCAGTTTGCTGCTTCGGCAGGTAAAAAAGGTGGAGAATTTTATACCCCGCATCAAGTGAGTAAGATTTTAGCCAAGATTGTTACTTTAGGTTTGGAAAAATCAGATACTAGCTTCTCTGTTTACGATCCAACCATGGGTTCAGGGTCTTTACTACTAACAGTGCGTAATGAACTACCTCAGGGTCAGCATATCAAATTCTATGGCCAAGAAATGAACACAACTACTTATAACTTGGCACGGATGAACCTGATGATGCATCAGGTCGGCTACAGCAATATGATTTTGAATAATGCTGATACCTTAGAAAGTGACTGGCCGGACGGGGTGAATGAATTTGGAATCGATCAGCCACGTAGTTTTGATGCGGTTGTTGCAAACCCACCCTACTCTGCTAAATGGGACAATCGTGAGTCCAAATTGAAGGATCCACGGTTTATGGAATACGGTAAGTTAGCACCAGCCTCTAAAGCGGACTTTGCCTTTATCTTACACAGTCTTTATCATCTGAATAATACAGGGACCATGGCCATTGTTTTACCACACGGAGTGCTCTTTAGGGGAGCAGCAGAAGGTCATATTCGCAAACTGATTATTGAGAAAAATTACCTGGATGCAGTTATTGGCTTGCCAGCTAACCTGTTTTATGGCACAGGTATTCCAACCACTATTCTAGTCTTCAAAAAAAATCGTCAGACCAAGGATGTCTTCTTTATCGATGCGAGCAAGGAGTTTGAAAAAGGGAAGAACCAGAATCACCTTTCCGATGATATGGTAGAAAAAATTGTAGAGACCTATCATAATCGTCAGTCTGTTGACAAATATGCTCATTTGGCATCAATAGAAGAAATTGTAGAAAACGACTACAATCTAAATATTCCTCGTTATGTTGATACTTTTGAGGAAGAGGAAGAGATTGATATCGGGCAAGTAACGCAGCAACTAGAACAAGATAGACTAGAGATTCGGGCTCTAGAAGATAAGATTCGTCAACAATTAAAGACTTTGGGAGTAGATTTTTAG
- a CDS encoding PspC domain-containing protein codes for MKKTLYKDKNRKELAGVIAGLYDYFNLYENYGWKLENVRLVVIFLAIITNLPFLTAYIILAILLPDKSELN; via the coding sequence TACAAAGATAAAAACCGCAAGGAGCTTGCTGGTGTCATCGCTGGCCTGTATGATTACTTCAATCTATACGAAAACTACGGTTGGAAATTAGAAAACGTTCGATTGGTAGTCATCTTCTTGGCCATTATCACTAATTTACCTTTTTTAACTGCCTATATCATTCTAGCCATACTTTTACCAGATAAATCTGAACTTAACTAA